A region of Capra hircus breed San Clemente chromosome 11, ASM170441v1, whole genome shotgun sequence DNA encodes the following proteins:
- the SIX3 gene encoding homeobox protein SIX3, whose amino-acid sequence MVFRSPLDLYSSHFLLPNFADSHHRSLLLASSGGGNGSGGGGGGGNGVGGGGAGGAGGGGGGSRAPPEELSMFQLPTLNFSPEQVASVCETLEETGDIERLGRFLWSLPVAPGACEAINKHESILRARAVVAFHTGNFRDLYHILENHKFTKESHGKLQAMWLEAHYQEAEKLRGRPLGPVDKYRVRKKFPLPRTIWDGEQKTHCFKERTRSLLREWYLQDPYPNPSKKRELAQATGLTPTQVGNWFKNRRQRDRAAAAKNRLQHQAIGPSGMRSLAEPGCPTHGSAESPSTAASPTTSVSSLTERADTGTSILSVTSSDSECDV is encoded by the exons ATGGTGTTCCGCTCCCCCCTAGACCTCTATTCCTCCCACTTCTTGTTGCCAAACTTCGCCGATTCTCACCACCGCTCCCTACTTCTGGCGAGTAGCGGCGGCGGGAACGGctcgggaggcggcggcggcggcgggaacGGTGTGGGAGGCGGCGGTGCTGGCGGagcgggaggcggcggcggcggctccagGGCCCCCCCGGAAGAGTTGTCCATGTTCCAGCTGCCCACCCTCAACTTCTCGCCGGAGCAGGTGGCCAGCGTCTGCGAGACGCTGGAGGAGACGGGCGACATCGAGCGGCTGGGCCGCTTCCTCTGGTCGCTGCCCGTGGCCCCCGGGGCGTGCGAGGCCATCAACAAGCACGAGTCGATCCTGCGCGCGCGCGCCGTGGTCGCCTTCCACACGGGCAACTTCCGCGACCTCTACCACATCCTGGAGAACCACAAGTTCACCAAGGAGTCTCACGGCAAGCTGCAGGCCATGTGGCTCGAGGCGCACTACCAGGAGGCCGAGAAGCTGCGCGGCCGCCCGCTTGGCCCGGTGGACAAGTACCGCGTGCGCAAGAAGTTCCCGCTGCCGCGCACCATCTGGGACGGCGAGCAGAAGACGCATTGCTTCAAGGAGCGGACTCGGAGCCTGCTGCGGGAGTGGTACCTGCAGGACCCCTACCCCAACCCCAGCAAGAAACGTGAACTGGCGCAGGCCACCGGCCTCACTCCCACACAAGTAGGAAACTGGTTTAAGAACCGGAGGCAGCGCGACCGCGCCGCGGCGGCCAAGAACAG GCTCCAGCACCAGGCCATTGGACCGAGCGGCATGCGCTCGCTGGCCGAGCCCGGATGCCCCACGCACGGCTCGGCAGAGTCGCCGTCCACAGCGGCCAGCCCCACCACCAGCGTGTCGAGCCTGACGGAGCGCGCGGACACCGGCACCTCCATCCTCTCGGTAACCTCCAGCGACTCGGAATGTGATGTATGA